atgcgctttaacgacaaccgttggaccagagccgtgagcgactggattccccgcgatattaagcgcaatacaggaagaccgccgacccgatggtcagatttcttcacgaagtccttcaaagaaaattacgatgctcttcgtgtcccacgcgaaaggaggaaccactgggctactctggcatgcgaccgggacaaatggaagaattactggcgcccgctcgaccggttcgaagaccaacgggagtcaaggtgatcaaggtgatcgtagattgcagaaacgggtgggatcccgctcatttctttctaatcgccgtaaaaactgCTCggagatacagcttcgagcattccggggcgctactttccacaacgagttctactgaagcgcgccagccttgtgcacgcgccgcatcttccgggtcgttttttaggCAATTAAGAGAacatggacggaatcaccttcttccccacaatctacgaccccgtataggcgcAACCTAActaacccgtaccaccccagattcgtgaggtgatgcctttaactgtgcTCAACTATGCAACGAAAGCACCACCTTTTCCTACTAAGTTTtgcatttcacatcataaatgaactcaaagaaatcaaagataAGGAAATAGATGAACAGATAGATATGAATTAATTGACAGATTTAGacaaaatctggaaaaaatcttCATCAGTCTCTCTACAGCAGACCATGAAATGGATGCTGGTATCTTTCGTGGGTCAGGATAGGGTTcagagtgtagattacgaggcTGAACGTGTCCATGTTTAATCCCCCTAATGATTCTAgagaaaactaaaagaaaaatgctttaCACTCCGTACACGCGCAGCGTCTGTGAGCcttttcccacgccgtttttcaaaaCGAAGTGGAGAAACAGAGCGTGAACACGCTCATACTCTTCACACACACCTTTGTGGTATGGTGCCGAAAAATTATTGCTTATACTAAGCAACCATTTCCAGGATGATCCCGGATGTGAGGTGGATTTGCTTGGAAAAAATGGTATCATAACGGCCACATACAGCTGCAACTCAGAGGATTTTTGCAACACAGTCTTTAATATGATGGTATGATCGTCTTTATTGTCAGCGCTTTTCAGCGATGAGACGTCTTCCGTGCTAGTTCATCATGGGTGTAACAATCGTGCACTGGAATTATTTTCTACCGTTTCTAACCATTATCAGTCTAATCACGCGTTCGCACGGCAGAGAATTCGTCATTGTGGAAGCCACATATATTCGCAAATGCATTATTTGTAACTTGCAAGTACAAAACCATCATGAATTACATAGGTTAATTACATAGGTGTATAACGTATATTCTAAACTTTACTATCGAGTGACAAAATGGAtagatgtagtgtagcggttagaggttccccttcctgcacgaccgatcggaggttcgaatgcGCCCTAGGGttcgccaagcctttcatccctccgggtcgataaattggtaccagccttgtctgggaggagaaaaacactgacttgacatatcggctagccaccgcaagtcattgtatggatTAGTTACACAttagtaaacctcaaactcttctgaattgaagtgaactggGCTGTGGCTGCATGATCAAAAATTCTAATCCGCATTAGTGctaaccaagtctttcattcccgacgtcgataaattagtaccacacttgtctgtGAAGATGAAAACTCTGACTTGATTCATCAGCTAGCTCCTGCATACCACTGTAGAGGCtacttacacgttcgtaaacctcaaacgagtGATGCGAAGTGGACGCGGTGgaggatcccaagcggattgattaacgccagacactttaccaTCCATCCTttaactattctgaattgaaggcatcaccccacgaatctgaggtggtacggatttcaggtggagtattcgtatacggaatcgtagattatggagaggtaggtgattccgtccatttcttgctaattggcgtaaaaaacggcccggaagatgcgacgtgtgcacacggctggcacgttccaatcggactcgttgtaaaaaatagggcgccggaacgctcgaagccgtatcttccgggccgtttttttacggcaattaggaagaaatagacgaaatcactcccctctccttaatctacgatccgtacagtaatactccacctgaaatccgtacatctcagattcgtggggtgatgcctttaaagtcggACGCGTAGGCACTTCCCAAACGGCTTGATagacgccgtgcactttaccATTCATCATCTAATTCCTAATGATATTCCTTTCCTGATAGACAACCAAAAATTGAGATGAAGTTCAAGTTGTTGACATCTACAACGGCATAGCGCACAAACTGTGACACCGAACGATACGAACGAAGAGGAACAAGGAGTTTATTCCAAAAATGTCCAAGAGATGTAACAAAGATACCCCATGCTCATAGTTGAAAAGAAcataaatgatttttgaagGAACTACTAATCTGCCTGTTAGAGTTATGTTACACAACACAGATAAACATGACAAGGATCTTTTCTCCTCTTATATCACTTTTTAACATGTATCAAGATTGTACGATTGTGTACCTTATTTCGTTGGTTTCTTTAAAGGTTGACCTAGAAAAAATCAGCTACGTGCAAGAAAAGCAACTACAGGCAACTGCCATTCTTCGCGCAATTCGTAGAGCACAAGCAGAACCGGTTAATCGTGACTTTCAGCGGCAAAAAAGTTGGTTTGAAGAGATTCAATATGAATGATTTACGCTACGTTTTCCATTTATTCAGGAACACCCTTGTATATTGTTGCTGTACTCATGACTTCACTAATGGTAAGCAGTTTCGCGCATTTTGCAAGTATTGGCCCGTCGTTCTTTGCAAAAGTCTCAAGAAAGTTAAAGATTGTTTGAATGTCTTACAAATCAAATCATGCCAACTTTAtccctttttatttcaataaaaattactttcaCCAAGAGAAACGAACACATTGAACACCTGACATTTGCATTATATCAATAGAATAATAACCGAAAAGGTCCCACAATAAAAGCATATCACAAGCAAGATATCCAagatatatacatacattGATAATTGTTACAATTCCCCTGCGCGTGCACTACAAAATACGCAAgccttctgaaaaaaaaggctaCCAAAAAGAAGTACTTTTCTCGGATTTGTTTGTTCTCGGAAAGGAGCGCATAGGAAGAATATTTTCTCACCACCTAAATATCTTTAGTTTATAATGATGAAGAAGTAATATTTTGATCTTGTTCCACAGAGGCTGCTTATCAAGAACAGAATGGGTTGTATAATCTAAGTGTTAGAACCATGTTGGCTCTTATTCTCTATTTTGTGAGCTTTGAGTACTTATTCATtgcatagtttctttttttttttttgtaagactTCTTAAATCTTGTAAGACTCCTGCAGTGATTTTGTGTACAACTAAAAATTGTGTGAAATCGGTGATGTTATATCGTACTTAGCTATATCCCACTCCTTTCGTTGACTACTCGAAAAGGGTTTGGTTGCGTGGAACGACATAATCTGGACATCACTATATGGAAAAGGAGTTCATCCGAGGATaattcgtcttctgtcgaacaTTTACACATCTGCTGGCGTTACATTTGAAATATGAGGCACCAAATTCCTATCAACGCTAAACGAGGTGTTCGACGAGGAGACCCTTTCTCTCGTGCCCTCTTCAATGCCGTTTTGGCAACCATCTTCCATAGCTTAGCTTGGAGAAATAGAGAAACGAACATAAATGGGATCCGTTTAAATCATCTCAGATAAGCTGATGATGTAGTTCTCTTCGCTCACAAACCACAGGAACTCCGCTTAATGCTTTAAGAAATGAACgacaaaagcaaaaatgtgCGACTGAAAATCGATAGATCTCCTGAACATTACTGGAACAACTTCATCTTGCTCAATGCATATCTTTTCATAGGAGCTAAATACACGAACTTCTTCCGGTTGGAACACATTCAATCGATTCCCTGCATATTTTACAGACAGAAGATTACCAATGAAGTTCAAACGTCGATTTTATACAAAATGGGTGGAACCTTGTCGTCTTTCCGGATGCGAAACGTGAACGACAAAAACCCATAATCTGAAACAGATAGTCCAACGGCAGATAATGAGAAGAATGCTTGATGCAACTCTTTTCATGCCTCGTACGATACTTGGTtggaaaatactgcaaaaCCCCCAGATATCAGGGTTAGAGGGATTGGAAGAAAATGATCGCGGGCCAGAAAGACACTACAAAACGCGAGGTGCTACAGAATACAATCGATAGACGAAGATGATTACCAAATGGCGACCATGGATGGGCATTGGAAGCGACACGTTGGCCgacaaaaaacaagatggagagACCCGTTGGCATTTGGATTTGGAGAGGCATGAATGCAAGCCGTCACCACTGGTGTGAGCAGATGGAGACGGAGCATGCAACGACACATTGTAACATTGTGATATcgtttaataaataaataattatcgTACTTGTTCTCAAAGTGGCTCTGTTATTTCggaattaatattttattttgctattGACATAAAACTTACTTACCTTACTTCATGACGAGATTACCGGTAAATGGGTCAGGAAATCAGGAAGAGTTTTGAGGATATGATGAGTCGATTTGTCGCATAAACTGTCTGTGCAAGTGTGGCAAGTGCATCTTCTGATTTTCCATAAGAAAACCACACCTTAAGCTGCACGCTTACGTCCCAATGTAACGAGGTAACGATGTCAATACGAAGGCGGTAGCCCAGGGAACAATTCTTCCATGGCCTGTTGTGTTCCCAGTAACactatgttttgaaaaaaaaatcaagaatcaACAGCCAGTCTTTATAACTGCATTCTTCAATCATCAATATTTCAGAAGTGACATTCATTTCACTCCCATTTGAGCCCGATACGGCCGCACTTTTCTCGTAAGTGGAAAGTGGGGAAAACTAGTGCCCTCTGTCGACACTGGTTTTCAAAATAATGGTAATATACAAAGCTTTGCAAAATCCTTACTGTCCTGTCCCGACAATAACTTTGGTTTAGAAAGGGCAGCAGGAGTTAAAGAAAAGTGTACAGAAAATCACTGTATCGAAGGAGGAGAAAGTCACACGAGAGAAAGACAAGAAATCGAAGGAGTCATCAAAAGCAGGGAAAAAGGGAGCAACGAAAGAGCTGAAGGAAGTAAACAAAGCAATACATAAGgacgagaaaaagagagagaagagagcATTAGCAGAAAgcaaagacaaaagaaaagaagagaaggataagcaaaaaaaatcggttctcaagaaaagtaaaat
This is a stretch of genomic DNA from Necator americanus strain Aroian chromosome II, whole genome shotgun sequence. It encodes these proteins:
- a CDS encoding hypothetical protein (NECATOR_CHRII.G8812.T2); this encodes MITKWRPWMGIGSDTLADKKQDGETRWHLDLERHECKPSPLKGQQELKKSVQKITVSKEEKVTREKDKKSKESSKAGKKGATKELKEVNKAIHKDEKKREKRALAESKDKRKEEKDKQKKSVLKKSKMKGK